The DNA region GGCGAACAGCGCCAAACCCAGCAGACCAGGGGCAGACACCTGAAGCAGCAGCCCCCCCAGCCCCTCGGACCAGGGCACGACGGTTACCAGAATTCCCGCGCCTCCCGCTGCCAGCACACCGGCGATGGCCAGCCGCAACAGGTCCATCCCCCAGCGCCGCAGTGGCAGCGCTGAAATCCGTTGCTGCAGTGCCAACAACAAGGCAAGGCAGGTAAACAGGTTGATCGCAACCGTCGCGAGCACCAGCCCAGGTGCACCGAAATTGAATGGCGACTGATTCCCCCAAGGGGTCGGGCCACCCACCAGCAGCCAATCAAAAAAAACGTTCAGACCAATCCCCGCCAACGAGAGACGAAATGGCGTCGTCCCATCACCGAGGGCATAGAAGACACGCACCAGCACATCCCGTCCGAGGTAGGCCGGCATGCCCAGGCCGTAGGCCATCAATAGGCCCGTCACCAGCTGGGCGGCGGACGCATCGAAGGCACCACGCTCGTACACAAGGGCCACGATGGGACCGCCCAATGCAACGAACAGTCCCCCCAGAGGAATCATTGATGCGGCAGAGAGCATCAACCCCTGCCGAATCCTTTCGATCAGCTGCGCACGATCCGACGGCGCCGTGAGCCTGGCGAAGGTGGGCAGCAAGGGCACCAGCAATGCATTCGAGATCAAGCCCAGGGGCGTTTGCACCAGCAAATTGGCGTACCCCAAACCTGCCGCCGCACCAATGATGCCGGAGGCGAAAAACAGATCCGTGAACACATTGACCTGCAGCATCCCGGACGACAGCGTCGCCGGGCCCATCACACGCCAGACCTCGCGCACCCCCGGGTGCCGCCAATCCCAGACCAGTTGAAAACGGGCCAACCCCTGACGGATCAACGCTGGCAGCTGGATCAACCACTGGAGCATGGCCCCAACCAACGTGGCCAAGGCCAGCACCACACCCCCGCTCATGGCCGTGGACGGCAAGGCGATGTCAGCGCCGAGCTGCCACCAGAGCAGTCCCACCCCAACGATCAAGGCACCGCTGGACATCAGCGGGGAAATCGCCGGAATCCAGAATTCGTCTGCAGCATTGAGGGAGCCAAAGCCCAGCCCAATCAGCCCGGCCAGCAGGGCCATCGGTGCCATCACCTGCAGCTGGACCCGAGCGATGGCGTGAAGCTCGGGGGCAAGGCCAGGACCCACCAAGGTGATGAGGGGATCCGCCGCCAGCACCAAAACGATGGTGACCACCAGCAACAGTGCGCTGACGCTGGTGTTGAGCGCCGCAAGGATACGAGCTCCTTCGGCCCGTGGGCGACGACTCAGCACACTGACCATGGCGCTGTGGAAGGGGCCATTAATGCCCCCGAGCAGGATCAGCAGAAATCCAGGCAGCACATAGGCGTAGTTGTAGGCGTCATAGGCCGCGCCAACCCCGAAGGCCGCCGCAATCACCAGCTGCCGAATCAGGCCACCCACCTTGCTCAGCAGGGTTCCGAGGGTCACCACCAGTGCGATCCCCTTCAGTGAACGCGCCATTCGCCCCACAGCATTGGGCGCATTGTGGAGGCACCACGCGAGACCATGGGCCAATCTCGGCTGATGCCATGACTGGCCTTCCCTCTCCGGGCGATGCCCTGCTGCGCTTTGAACCTTTAACGGAGGGCGTGCTGCTGAAGCGCTACAAACGCTTCCTGGCCGATGTGGAGCTGAGCAGCGGCGAGAACGTCACCGCCCACTGCGCCAACACCGGACCGATGACCGGGGTCTTGATCCCTGGCCAACGGGTGCGTCTGCGTCACGCACCCTCCCCCAAACGCAAGCTGGCCTGGACCTGGGAGCAAGCCGAAGTGCCAGGCGCCGATGGCAAGCCTTGCTGGGTTGGCATCAACACGGCCCTACCCAACCTCCTGATTCGCGCAACGATTGAAGCGGGGTGCCTGGAGGCCCAACTCGGCGCCATTGCGGGGATCCGCGCTGAGGTGGCCTACGGCACCAACAAACGCAGCCGGATCGATCTCCTGCTGACGCCAGCAGAGCAGAACCCCGATCAACGACCGATCTATCTGGAGGTGAAGAACACCACCTGGACCGACGGCAAAACGGCCCTGTTCCCCGACACGGTGACCGAACGGGGGCAAAAGCATTTGATTGAGATGATGGGCGTGGTTCCGGAGGCGCGGGCGTTGCTCGTGCCATGCCTCAGCCGCTCGGATGTGAATGCTTTTGCACCGGGCGATAGCGCCGATCCGCGCTACGGGGAGCTGTTTCGCCAGGCGACCAAGAGCGGGGTGGAAGTTCTGCCTTGCTGTTTCAGCTTCAGCGCCGATGCGGTGCACTGGCAGGGGACGCGCCTAGTCAACCTAGATTGATTTTCTGTAGCAGATCGAACATAGAAAGTTGAGATTGACATGCAGCGTGGACTTGTTCGCCTAGTTACAACTGGGCGTGTCACGCAGCTCTGCACCCTCGTTCATGACAACTGCATTCCACGCGCCACCGCAAAAGCGGCGCAAAACCCTTCAGGAGGCCAGCCTCCTGGAAGGCCCGATGCTTCTTCTAAAGAGCATCCGGGGCTTCAGTTCCAACCGCGCCATGACCTGGCTTGCCTGTGCGCCCCTGGCGCTTATGGGCCTTGGCATCTTCACGCTGTCGGCCAAAGCCGAAGAGCTGCCTGAGCTCTCCGCAGCTTTCCTGGCCAACAACCTCTGGCTTCTGGTCGCCACCATCCTGGTGATCTTCATGAATGCCGGCTTCGCCATGGTCGAAGCCGGCATGTGCCGGCAAAAGAATGCCGTCAATATCCTCTCCAAGAACCTGTTTGTGTTCGCCCTTGCGGTGACCGCCTACTGGTTCGTGGGCTACTCCTTCATGTACGGCGATTCCGTCATCGACGGTTGGCTGTATTTCGCAGGCTTCTTCTTCGATCCAACCGTCACCGCTGAGACCATCAGCGATGCTGGCCTGGTTCCCACCGTTGATTTCCTGTTCCAGGCGGCCTTCGCCGGAACCGCCGCCACGATCGTTTCTGGTCTTGTGGCTGAGCGGATCAAGTTCGGCGAATTCGTGATCTTCGCCCTGGTCCTCACCGCCTTCATCTACCCAGTTGCTGGCAGCTGGGAATGGAACGGTGGCTGGCTCAACAGTGTTGGCAGCGTCGAATTCATCGACTTCGCTGGTTCCTCGATCGTGCACTCCGTCGGCGCTTGGGCCGGCCTCGTCGGGGCCATGCTGCTCGGACCCCGCATCGGCAAGTACGTCGATGGCAAGGTTCAGGCCATTCCTGGACACAACATGTCCATCGCCACCCTTGGCGCTCTGATCCTCTGGATCGGCTGGTACGGCTTCAACCCGGGCTCCCAGCTGGCCATGGACCAGTGGGTTCCCTACGTGGCCGTCACCACCACCCTCGGCGCAGCCGGCGGTGCCATCGGCGCCACGGTGATCTCCACGATCACATCCAAGAAGCCTGATCTCACCATGATCATCAACGGCATCCTGGCCGGCCTGGTGAGCGTGACTGCCGGTTGCGGCAACCTCACCCTGACGGGTTCCTGGGTGGCTGGCCTGGTGGGCGGCATCATCGTCGTCTTCTCCGTTGCCGCTCTCGATGCCGCAGGCATTGACGACCCCGTCGGCGCCTTCTCCGTGCACGGTGTGTGCGGCGTGTGGGGCACGATCGTGATAGGTCTCTGGGGCTACGACGTCCAGGGCGATGGCTCCGGCCTCGGCCTTCTGGTCGGCGGTGGCGTTGAGCAGCTCGGCATCCAAGCCCTGGGTGCAGCTGCCTACGCCATCTGGACCGTTGTCACCTGCTTCATCGCCTGGCAGATCATCGGCTCCCTCTTCGGTGGCATCCGCGTCACCGAACAGGAAGAGTCCGAAGGTCTGGACATTGGCGAACACGGCATGGAGGCCTACGCCGGTTTCTCCACCACCAACAACTGATTCCTCTTCGGCTCAGTTGCTGATCTCAAGCCCGGCCAGGTGGCCGGGCTTTTTTGCTGCCTGAAGAAGCGCTTCAGGCCACATAGAGTTGCCCCACTCCAGCGCCCTCCATGGACACCCACGCCTTCAAGCGCTCCCTCCATCATTCCGAGCGTTACAACCGGCGAGGCTTCGGGCGTGCCGAGGAAGTGGCGGAAAGCCTTGAGCAGGCTTACCAAAGCGGCCTGATCGGCACGATCAGGGACAACGGCTACCGACTGGAACACGGCAGGCTCGACGTGCGCCTGGCGGAAGCCTTCGGGTTCTGCTGGGGTGTTGAACGGGCCGTGGCGATGGCCTACGAAACCCGCAAGCACTACCCAAGCGAGCGCCTCTGGATCACGAACGAGATCATCCACAACCCCTCAGTGAACGATCACCTCAGGGGAATGGATGTGCAGTTCATCCCTGTCGAACAGGGGGTGAAGGACTTCTCAGGTGTCACCTCCGGCGATGTGGTGATCCTGCCGGCCTTTGGTGCCACCGTTCAGGAAATGCAGCTGCTGAATGAACGGGGCTGCCACATCGTTGATACGACCTGTCCCTGGGTCTCCAAGGTGTGGAACACCGTGGAGAAACACAAAAAGCACACCTTCAGCTCGATCATTCACGGCAAGGTGAAGCACGAGGAAACACTGGCCACCAGCTCATTTGCCGGCACATATCTGGTGGTGCTCGATCTGGAGGAAGCCCAGTACGTCGCCGATTACATCCTCGGCAAAGGTGACCGTGATGAGTTCATCAAACGCTTTGCCAAAGCTTGCTCTCCAGGGTTCGATCCCGATCGGGACCTCGAACGTCTGGGCGTGGCCAACCAGACCACAATGCTGAAGAGCGAAACGGAAGAAATCGGACGCTTGTTCGAACGCACGATGTTGAGCAAATACGGTCCAACTCAGCTCAACGACCACTTCCTGGCCTTCAACACCATTTGCGACGCCACTCAGGAGCGTCAGGACGCCATGTTCTCCCTAGTGGATGAACCGCTGGACCTCATGGTGGTGATCGGTGGTTTCAACTCGTCCAACACCACCCACCTGCAGGAAATTGCCGTCAGCCGCGGCATTCGCTCCTTCCACATCGACACGCCCGAGCGCATTGACGTGGGCAGCAATTCGATCGAGCACAAACCACTGGCAGCAGAACTCTGTCGTGAAGGTGATTTCCTGCCTGAGGGGCCCGTTCGGGTGGGCATCACCTCCGGTGCCTCAACGCCGGATCGGGCGGTGGAAGAGGTGATCGAAAAACTGATGCAATTGAGCGAAAACTGAACCGCAGAGAGCTTTACATTAGTACATCTTTAATCCGCCCTTCGCCGGCAGCTCCCCATCCGTGACGGTCTTGTCGCCCACTGAAACCGACAATCAGCTTCACGGTGCAGACCCGCAGGTGCGCTGCTACAGCAGCCACTTCGAGGATTCAATGCAGATGCTGGCGCCCCAAGAGGTGGTAACGCGCTACCTAGATAACCATCAGAGCTGGTTTGAACGTTGCGCCAGCCCGATGCAGGTCGAGGCCATCGATCGGCAGTCCTACAGCTTGACCCTGGGGCGGTTCGGCAACTTTGGCTTCGAAGTGGAGCCCACGATCGCTCTACGACTGCTGCCGCAGCAGGAAGGGATTTACCGGATCGAAACCATGCGGACCGTGCCACAGTCGCTCGCCCAGCGCCATCACTACGACGTCGACTTCCGCGCGGGGATGCGCCTAATCCCCGAACAGGAGCACACCTCCGTCCAATGGGACCTGGATCTCAAGGTCTGGATCCGTCTGCCCAAGGTGATCACCATGCTCCCGGATCAATTGGTCCAAAGCAGTGGTGATCATTTGCTCAAGCAGATTGTCCGCCAGATTTCGCGAAGGCTGACCTGGAAGGTCCAGGAAGATTTCCATGCCGCCCATGGCTTGAGCTGCCCACCCCGTAAGCGAGCAGCCTTCTGAAGGATCTTCAGCGGTTGGTCCAGATCTTGTTGACGATCTCCATGCCGCTGAAGGCCTGCCAGAGGAACAGCGTGAGCATGCCCATGTTCAGGCCCACATGAGCCTTGCGCGCGATCACATTGCCCCGCTGCATCAAGGGTGAGAGCGACGCGGCAACAGCAATCATTCCGGTCATCGCCAGACCCACCAAAAGGTGCGGACCGACGAACAACTTGCCATTGTTCAGATAGGTGACCGCCATGCCACCCAGCGTGCCGAGGGTCATCACAGCCAGCAGGATGCTGCCCCAGAGGTAATGGCGCTGGGCGAACTTCTTCGGCACCAGCTCTTTGCGCTGTTCTGCGGTGCCGGTGCGGGTTTTCTTGACCTTGATCCCCAGGTACAGAGCCCAACCACCAACGGCGAGCAGGCCCCACTCCGATAGGGGGTGAGCGAAATTGAGGCTGAAGGGGAGGGTGGCGAGCATTGAAGGCGACTCTTCAGTGTCGCGAGGCTAGGGGGCCGGCGGCCCCCACCAGCGTCAGTGAAGAAAATGGCGGCGCCCCGTGAGCTGCATCGCCAGGCCAAGCTCATCGCAGGCCTTGATCGAATCGCCATCGCGCATGCTCCCTCCGGGATGAATCACGGCGGTGATGCCGTGGCTGGCAGCCAGACGCACCGTGTCGTCAAACGGGAAGAAGCCATCACTGGCCAGAACGGCTCCCTGGGCTTTCTCACCTGCCGCCTCCAGTGCAATCCGGGCTGAGCCCACGCGATTCATCTGCCCGGCACCCACGCCAAGGCTCTGCCCATCCCTGGCCACAACGATGGCGTTGGAACGAACATGACGCACCAGACACCAGGCAAATTCGAGGTCCAGCTTTTCCTGCGGTGTTGGCGGCCGCTGGCTGGCCACGGTCCAGTCGGCCGGCGTGATCACCTGATCATCAAGATCTTGAACCAGGAGACCGCCAAGGATGCTCCGCACGTGATCGGGGCCTGCCGCATCAATGGCCTGGGGAGCCAGCTCCAACAGGCGCAGATTGGCTTTGGCCACCAGCACCTCCCGCGCCTCGGGCGTGAAGCCCGGTGCGACGACACATTCCAGGAACAGGCTGGTGAGCTCACGGGCCGCCGTGGCTTCCACCACACCATTCATGGCAATGATTCCACCGAAGGCACTCACCCGATCGGCATCCAGGGCCCGCGTCAGTGCTGCAGGAATCGAAGCTCCGATCGCCACACCGCAGGGATTGGTGTGCTTGACGACCACAGCAGCAGGTTGCAACGCCGGTGCGGAGCCGTCGACTCCATAGCCGAACTCCCGCACCGTGGCGAGGGCAGCCTCGAGATCCAAAAGGTTGTTGGTGCTCAGCTCCTTGCCCTGCAGCTGAATGGCGCCACCCCAACCCTGTTTGGGATGGCTGAACCAGCGCGCTTTTTGGTGGGGATTTTCGCCATACCGCAGGGTCTGCCGCAATGGCACCGCCTCCAACCAAGGGCTGTCTTCCGCGGCGTTTTGCTCGATCATCCAGCGGCTGATCACGGTGTCGTACGACGCGGTGTGCTGGAACGCTTCAAGGGCGAGTTGACGCCGCAGTTCTGAAGGCACGCTCCCGCCCGTCTCCGCCAGAGCGGTCAACAGACGTTCGTATTGGTCAGGGCTGGTAAGAACAGCCACATCGGCATGGTTTTTGGCGGCCGCCCGCACCATGGCGGGGCCACCGATGTCGATGTTCTCGATCGCCTGATCCCAGGTGACGTCAGGCCGAGCAATCGTTTCGCGGAAGGGATAAAGGTTGACCACCACCACATCGATGGGGGCAATGTTCTGCTGCTTAAGATCGGCTTGGTGGGATGCCTCACCCCGCTTGGCCAAAATTCCGCCATGCACCCTTGGATGGAGCGTTTTCACACGACCGCCAAGAATTTCTGGGGCCCCGGTGTGCTCCGACACACGGGTCACTGGGAGACCGGCCTGCTCGAGCACCTTGGCCGTGCCCCCACTGGAGAGCAGCTGATAGCCATGGGTCCGATGTAGGGCCTCCGCCAGGGGCACCAGCCCGGACTTATCGGAAACACTCAGCAGAGCGACAGGAGCCATCAAAGGGTCGTGACTGGGTCGTGAGCCAACCTACGCAGCAGTGATGTTGATGCCGTATGGATGGCCGGCTTGTACTGCTCCACGGCTGGGGAGCCAATGGAGAGGATCTCAAGCCCCTGGGCGATCGCGTAGCGCGCGAGTGCTCAAAAAACCTTGATGTGGTGTGCCTTGAGGCCCCTGAACTCCATCCCGACCAACCTGGAGGACGCCAGTGGTATGGCCTGTTCCCGGCCCAGTGGGACGCCGTACCCGCGGCCGTTGAGCGCCTCAAGGCTCAACTTCAGAGCCTGAACAGTGAAGGCCTTGGACTCGAACGGACGGTGGTGTTCGGCTTTTCGCAGGGAGGTGCAATGGCTTTGGAAAGCGGCTGCGTCCTACCCATCGCAGGGCTGATCAGCTGCAGCGGCTATCCACACCCGAACTGGGCTCCACCCCAGCAACACCCGCCTGTGTTGCTGATGCATGGTTCAGACGATCCGATAGTGCCGTTCCAGGCAATGCCAGCGATCGCTTCGCAGTTGCAGCCCGATCGCTGTCAGACACTTCCATTCAAAAACGGCCACACAATCCCGGATGAGACGGTGCAGCCGATCCTGTTGTTTATCGAACGTGTTCTGGAGAACGCATAATCAAACGAAGGCGTATTCGTACTCCTCCATTTCCTCCCAATCATCAGCTCCAAGCTCGAGGCCTTCAAAGAGCTTGTCTTCACCGATGGAATCAACAATCGTGCGCAATGAGGGGAAGAGAAAGTGATTCTCTTCGGCGTATTGGGCGCTGAACAGACCCTTCTCACCCCAGAAGAAACGGTCGGTGGTGTGCTCGTTGCGGCGCACGTTCAGCAGAGCTGGAGGCACCATGGCCGCTTCTGCGATGTAGCGGCGAGCAGCCGTAACAGGCTTGTACTCACCGGTCTCAAGGTGATGGGTTGGCACATGGGCCAGGACCCGCTGACCTGCCAGACGACGACGGCTAATACGCTTGCGCTTCTTGGACATGGAAGGGCTCCGGTACGAAAGGAAGAACGGGGTGGAGATCGTCAGAACGAATAGGTGCCGTCGGCGCGAAAACGCCAGACGCAAGGGGAGCGTCAAGGCAATTGCAGACACACCACAATCACCGGCAGGACACCAACACCCAAGCGGGAACCAGCGAAGGACACTGCAACCTCTGCTGTAGCTTTGGTTGCCAAGCAATTGCAACCTTTGTGAGAGCTGGCGGACGCCTGTTCATGTTGAACAGCGTCTCGGTCGATAAGAGGATCTTAAGACTTTTCCCAGATTTTTCAAGTCCCCCTTGCGCAGGCTTGCCCAAGCACCTGAATTGATCGTCTGGAACTGATGCAGCTCACCGATCGATTCTTAGATTTCACCGATCAACAGCTGGCTGATCTGACCGCCGAAGAAGGCATTCAGCATCTGGGGCTGTACGTCAGTGCGCCTCCCAATCAGCAAGGCCCGCCCTTGCTGCTGATCCGGCAATGGTCTGCCAATAAACGATCTCTTCCCCCTGCCGACGCAGACCCGAACCTGCGCCTGCCGCACGAGAGTCGGCGTTGGTATCCCCTCCAGGATGCAGGCCTGATCCTGGGAGCGCTGCGCGCCGATCTGGATCCGCGACGGAGTTGGACGATGACCCTGGACCAACGGATGCGACGCAGTGCTGCCGCCATCAGCCACGCCCTAGGGCGAGACCTGGAATGCCTGCAACTGCACCAGGAACTCAGCCAACAAAACGATCAACTGCGCACCCTCGTGCATCAGTTGCGCAATCCACTGGCGGCCCTACGCACCTATGCCCAACTGCTGCTGCGGCGGCTTGAAGCAGACAGCTCCCACCGTGCACTTGTCGAGGGAATGCTCTCTGAGCAACGCCAACTCGGCCAGTACATCGACGTGCTCGATGGCCTCGGGCAGCAACGTCTCCCGCAACAAGAGCCCCTTGGCCCCACCTTGTTGCCCCCCGGCCCTGCCGAAGGTGAGGCAACCATGCAAACCCTGCTGATGCCTCTGCTGGAGCGGGCGGAAGCGACAGCAAGCCTGCAGGGCCGCCCCTGGCAGGGTCCGGACCTGTGGCCCCAGTGGATTCATCAACCATCCCAGGATGGAACGATCGCAGAGATCGTCGCCAACCTCCTTGAAAATGCCTTCCGCTACAGCCCAGCGGGATGCATCGTGGGCCTGTGCCTATTGCCCGATGGGCTCTGCGTCTGGGACGACGGGCCGCCGATCCCCCTGGAGGAGCGCGACCTGATTTTCGAGCGGGGAGCGCGGGGGTCCACCGGACAGGAGCGAGCGGGCACCGGCCTTGGGCTCGCCCTTGCACGCTCCCTGGCAGAGCAGCAGGGCCGCAACCTCACGCTCTGCGTGGAGCCTTCCACGATCGATCCTGATCTGCCCACTCAGGGCAACGCGTTCGTCCTCAACTGGCCGGCAGAAGCAAGGCCAAACCCAACAACGTGATCATCTCGGTGAGCACAAGCACCGCTCCATAACTGTCACCGGTGTGCCCCCCCAGGCGTCGCCCGAGGCTCTGGGCGACCAGGATCGCCACAACCCCACCCAGGACAAGGGGTATGGGCCCCACCCAACCAGCCAACACAACCACCACCAACAACGAGGGCAAGGCGTCCCAGAGCGGTCTGCCGTGATCGCGATGAAACGCAGCCGTTCCATCAGCGCGTAGGTAGTCGAAACGTGCCATGGCCCAGAGCGGTGCCACCCGGGCCCAGAACGCAGCCAGGCAGAGCCCGAGGGGGGCCTGCCCCCCCAGCTGGATTAAGGCCCCAACCTGCAACAGCAGCACCATCACAAGAGCCAGCACGCCACTGGCGCCCACCCGGCTGTCCTCCATCGCCTCGAGCCGCCGCTCCGCTGGAGCCCCGAGGCCATCTGCCGTGTCGATTAAGCCGTCGTGGTGCAACCCACCACTGAGTTGGATGCCAAGAGCCACCACGCAGGGGGCACAGGCAGCCAGAGGCCAACCAAGCCTGGACAAACCGATCCAGAGCAGCCCCTGCAGCGCACCGATTAGTAGCCCCATCCATGGGGCGAAGCGGGCAATGCGCCGAAACGAGGGCTGCGGCCAGGGCCATGCGGGCAGCACTGTGTAGAAGATCCAGGCTCCCGCCAGATCAGAAAGCCAGGGCGGAACGATCCTGGGAATGGCGCGATGGATGCAATCGGCCCTCACCGTAGGGTCATTGCAGGGGGAGATCAGTCGTGTTCGGCTTCGAGATCAACGCGCATTGCGCCAACACATCAGCACGGTGCGGCACCTTTGAGACACCGCATGGGCCGGTGCACACACCACGCTTCATGCCGGTAGGAACCCTGGCCACCATCAAGGGCATCAGCACCGAGCAACTGGGACGCACGGGAGCCCAGATGGTGCTCTCGAACACCTACCACCTGCACTTGCAGCCGGGCGAGGAGATCGTGGCAGCAGCCGGAGGCCTTCACCGGTTCATGGGCTGGGACGGCCCGATGCTCACCGACTCCGGAGGCTTTCAGGTGTTCAGCCTGGGTGACCTTAACAAGATCGATGACCGTGGCGTGGTGTTCCGAAACCCCCGCGATGGACGCACCATCGACATGACCCCGGAACATGCCACCCAAATCCAGATGGCCCTTGGGGCGGATGTGGCCATGGCCTTCGACCAATGCCCGCCCTATCCGGCGACGGAGAACGACGTCAACGATGCCTGTCGCCGCACCCATGCCTGGCTCGAGCGCTGCGTCACCGCCCACACCAGTGAGGATCAGGCGCTGTTCGGCATCGTTCAGGGCGGTTGTTTCCCGCATCTGCGACGGGAGAGTGCCATGGCCGTCTCCTCCTTTGATCTGCCGGGCATCGCCGTCGGTGGAGTCAGCGTCGGTGAGCCCGTGGAAGAGATGCATCGCATCGTGCGGGATGTCACACCCCTGCTCCCCACACAAAAACCGCGGTACCTGATGGGCATCGGCACCTTGCGCGAGATGGCGATCGCCGTAGCCAACGGCATTGATCTGTTCGACTGCGTCTTGCCCACCCGACTCGGCCGTCACGGCACCGCCCTGGTGGGCGGCGAACGCTGGAACCTGCGCAATGCCCGCTTCCGCCACGACCACACCCCCCTGGATCCGAGCTGCTCCTGTGTGGCCTGCACCGGTCACACCCGGGCCTACCTGCATCACCTGATTCGCAGCGAAGAGCTTCTGGGCCTCACCTTGTTGAGCATTCACAACATCACCCATCTGGTGCGTTTCACCTCGGCCATGGCAAAGGCCATTCGCGACGGCTGTTTTTCAGAGGATTTCGCTCCCTGGGAACCAGACTCACAAGCCCATCACACGTGGTAGCGTCCAGCCCAACGCCTTTTTGATGCAAGGGATGGCCGCCTTCACCCTCGACCTGCTGGCACAGCTGCCCGAGGCCTATCAGGCCTTCTCTCCGCTGATCGACATTCTTCCGTTGATCCCGGTCTTCTTCCTGCTGCTGGCCTTCGTTTGGCAGGCCTCGGTGGGCTTCCGCTGAACCTTCAGCCCAACCGGATCACCTTCAGAGCAAACGCTGGCAAAGACAGCATGCGTCGCCAGCGTGACGGCTCCTGAATTAGCCGATACAGCCACTCAACTTGCATCCGGCACATCCATCCGGGGGCACGTTTTTTGACGCCGGCCCAAACGTCAAAACTGCCGCCGACACCCATCCAGAGTCCTGGCTGCCCGGATGCCACGCGTTCCAACCAGGTTTCCTGGCGCGGAACCCCCAGGGCCACCAAAACGAGATCCGGCTTCAAAGCCTTGAGCTGATCCTCAATGCCCGGCCAAGCCTCAGGAGCTTGATAACCATCCACCGCGAGCGCCAGGGTGAGGCCATGGATGCGTTGCGGCAACGCCGCACGCAGCGTTGCCATCACCTCAGGTGATGCGCCCACTAACGCCACATGCCATCGATGGACTGCGGCGTACTCAAGCAAGGTCCAGGCCAGCTCAATTCCCGCCGTTTTAACGACCCGGATCTTCTGACGGCCCAGGGCCCAAACCACTCCCGCTCCATCGGGGATCACCAGATCAGCCGTTCTGATCGCCTTCCCCAGAGCGGCATCGGCCCGAGCCGACATCGTCATCTCAGCGTTCAGGGTGACGATGCGTCCGCCACCCCGCGCATGCAGACCGAGAGCTGCAGCACAAACATCACGGCAGGCATCGACCGGCACGCCTAGCACCTGGCAGCGGCGACGGTCATCGGGAGCGGTGCTGACAGAGTCCATGGCCGTGGGGCTGCGGTGGAGAATTTAGGGGTAGTGATGCATGAGGGCATGGTGTGACGACGACGGAAACCCTTCTGCAGAACCACGCCACAACCCTTCAGCGTCTGGATCAATCCATCCAACGGGTGGTTCTCGATCGGCAGGACCCAATCAGCGGCCTGCTCCCCGCTAGCACCGCCCACACCATCCATGGCAACTATGGCGATGCCTGGGTGCGGGACTGCGTCTATTCGGTGCAATGCGTTTGGGGACTGGCCCTGGCCCACCGTCGTCATCAGGGGCAGAACAGCCTGCGCTCCTGGGAATTGCAGCAGCGGGTGGTGGCCCTCATGCGCGGTCTGATGCGCTCGATGATGCGGCAGGCCGCGAAGGTGGAGCGTTTCAAGGAGAGCCTCAAC from Synechococcus sp. MU1643 includes:
- the murJ gene encoding murein biosynthesis integral membrane protein MurJ yields the protein MARSLKGIALVVTLGTLLSKVGGLIRQLVIAAAFGVGAAYDAYNYAYVLPGFLLILLGGINGPFHSAMVSVLSRRPRAEGARILAALNTSVSALLLVVTIVLVLAADPLITLVGPGLAPELHAIARVQLQVMAPMALLAGLIGLGFGSLNAADEFWIPAISPLMSSGALIVGVGLLWWQLGADIALPSTAMSGGVVLALATLVGAMLQWLIQLPALIRQGLARFQLVWDWRHPGVREVWRVMGPATLSSGMLQVNVFTDLFFASGIIGAAAGLGYANLLVQTPLGLISNALLVPLLPTFARLTAPSDRAQLIERIRQGLMLSAASMIPLGGLFVALGGPIVALVYERGAFDASAAQLVTGLLMAYGLGMPAYLGRDVLVRVFYALGDGTTPFRLSLAGIGLNVFFDWLLVGGPTPWGNQSPFNFGAPGLVLATVAINLFTCLALLLALQQRISALPLRRWGMDLLRLAIAGVLAAGGAGILVTVVPWSEGLGGLLLQVSAPGLLGLALFALIGAQLQVPEVREITQLVLGRFRAR
- the sfsA gene encoding DNA/RNA nuclease SfsA, whose protein sequence is MTGLPSPGDALLRFEPLTEGVLLKRYKRFLADVELSSGENVTAHCANTGPMTGVLIPGQRVRLRHAPSPKRKLAWTWEQAEVPGADGKPCWVGINTALPNLLIRATIEAGCLEAQLGAIAGIRAEVAYGTNKRSRIDLLLTPAEQNPDQRPIYLEVKNTTWTDGKTALFPDTVTERGQKHLIEMMGVVPEARALLVPCLSRSDVNAFAPGDSADPRYGELFRQATKSGVEVLPCCFSFSADAVHWQGTRLVNLD
- a CDS encoding ammonium transporter, encoding MTTAFHAPPQKRRKTLQEASLLEGPMLLLKSIRGFSSNRAMTWLACAPLALMGLGIFTLSAKAEELPELSAAFLANNLWLLVATILVIFMNAGFAMVEAGMCRQKNAVNILSKNLFVFALAVTAYWFVGYSFMYGDSVIDGWLYFAGFFFDPTVTAETISDAGLVPTVDFLFQAAFAGTAATIVSGLVAERIKFGEFVIFALVLTAFIYPVAGSWEWNGGWLNSVGSVEFIDFAGSSIVHSVGAWAGLVGAMLLGPRIGKYVDGKVQAIPGHNMSIATLGALILWIGWYGFNPGSQLAMDQWVPYVAVTTTLGAAGGAIGATVISTITSKKPDLTMIINGILAGLVSVTAGCGNLTLTGSWVAGLVGGIIVVFSVAALDAAGIDDPVGAFSVHGVCGVWGTIVIGLWGYDVQGDGSGLGLLVGGGVEQLGIQALGAAAYAIWTVVTCFIAWQIIGSLFGGIRVTEQEESEGLDIGEHGMEAYAGFSTTNN
- a CDS encoding 4-hydroxy-3-methylbut-2-enyl diphosphate reductase; translated protein: MDTHAFKRSLHHSERYNRRGFGRAEEVAESLEQAYQSGLIGTIRDNGYRLEHGRLDVRLAEAFGFCWGVERAVAMAYETRKHYPSERLWITNEIIHNPSVNDHLRGMDVQFIPVEQGVKDFSGVTSGDVVILPAFGATVQEMQLLNERGCHIVDTTCPWVSKVWNTVEKHKKHTFSSIIHGKVKHEETLATSSFAGTYLVVLDLEEAQYVADYILGKGDRDEFIKRFAKACSPGFDPDRDLERLGVANQTTMLKSETEEIGRLFERTMLSKYGPTQLNDHFLAFNTICDATQERQDAMFSLVDEPLDLMVVIGGFNSSNTTHLQEIAVSRGIRSFHIDTPERIDVGSNSIEHKPLAAELCREGDFLPEGPVRVGITSGASTPDRAVEEVIEKLMQLSEN
- a CDS encoding DUF1997 domain-containing protein, translating into MTVLSPTETDNQLHGADPQVRCYSSHFEDSMQMLAPQEVVTRYLDNHQSWFERCASPMQVEAIDRQSYSLTLGRFGNFGFEVEPTIALRLLPQQEGIYRIETMRTVPQSLAQRHHYDVDFRAGMRLIPEQEHTSVQWDLDLKVWIRLPKVITMLPDQLVQSSGDHLLKQIVRQISRRLTWKVQEDFHAAHGLSCPPRKRAAF
- a CDS encoding DUF4079 domain-containing protein — translated: MLATLPFSLNFAHPLSEWGLLAVGGWALYLGIKVKKTRTGTAEQRKELVPKKFAQRHYLWGSILLAVMTLGTLGGMAVTYLNNGKLFVGPHLLVGLAMTGMIAVAASLSPLMQRGNVIARKAHVGLNMGMLTLFLWQAFSGMEIVNKIWTNR